A window of Campylobacter cuniculorum DSM 23162 = LMG 24588 contains these coding sequences:
- the bamA gene encoding outer membrane protein assembly factor BamA, translated as MKKIISICVFCTFSSAAILKEIRFNGLHSLSYSTALNIMDLKTGEEISEAKINTGILNLYKQNYFKNIVAEEENGILNITLVEKPSIAKITITGIASNDRKQVESILGIKRGSLFDEVSAKEASERIKAFYDNKSFFDTVVEFKLKSLENTEGLELEFIVNRGENIVIDKVHLSGSKELSYSDIEPAIINKEKEFMGWMWGRNDGKLKIFELANDSSRITDEYMKKGYLDVQVSPPYLKTYTDIYRADLTYFIKENEPYKIVSISIENPLFDEETNAQTAKDLQSQVGKIINIEKVREDIKTIETQSADLGYAFVEVLPDIQKDREKLEVSLIFRVIPHEKVHIRNVIISGNSRTVDRVVRRELFITEGELYNRTDLTDSKNALRRTSYFDNVEIKEEKVNDTEVDLVVEVKEASTGSIGGGIGYSSSDGILLNASLSDTNIFGSGFKSSVFIDKSDETLSGRISLIEPRLFDSLYSLGGSIYANDYDWDNYSERSYGFDLTLGRQFARYFNASLTYNLEQSDIYRLSPTLRRTGYELGKTYKSSVTPAISFNNTDDYYLPRSGFIASTALEYAGVGGDQKFLYSSSKFNFYQGLEEFIGYDLIYRYKASFYKVWDNGYLPINQRIYLGGIRSIRGYDTRSVSPKNQWGDEVGGTIAFANSVELSFPLINRVKLRGSMFFDYGAIGRKNIDEIQRMSTGVGIEWITPIGPLQLIFAKPINDKPGDDTNVFEFSIGTRF; from the coding sequence ATGAAAAAAATCATTAGCATTTGTGTTTTTTGCACCTTTTCAAGTGCAGCAATTCTTAAAGAAATTCGATTTAATGGACTTCATAGTCTTTCTTATAGCACAGCATTGAATATTATGGACTTAAAAACCGGTGAAGAAATCAGCGAGGCAAAAATCAATACAGGCATTCTTAATCTTTACAAACAAAATTATTTTAAAAATATTGTCGCTGAAGAAGAAAATGGAATTTTAAATATAACGCTTGTTGAAAAACCAAGTATAGCTAAAATCACCATCACAGGTATAGCCTCAAATGATAGAAAGCAAGTAGAAAGCATTTTGGGTATAAAAAGAGGAAGTTTGTTTGATGAAGTGAGTGCAAAAGAAGCGAGTGAGAGGATTAAAGCCTTTTATGACAATAAAAGCTTTTTTGATACAGTTGTGGAATTTAAACTTAAATCCTTAGAAAATACAGAGGGTTTAGAGCTTGAATTTATAGTCAATCGTGGTGAAAACATAGTCATTGACAAGGTTCATCTTAGTGGAAGTAAAGAATTGTCTTATTCAGACATTGAGCCTGCAATTATAAACAAAGAAAAAGAATTTATGGGCTGGATGTGGGGAAGAAATGATGGAAAACTTAAAATTTTCGAACTTGCAAATGATAGTTCAAGAATCACAGATGAATATATGAAAAAAGGGTATTTAGATGTGCAAGTTTCGCCCCCTTATCTTAAAACTTATACTGATATTTATAGAGCGGATTTGACCTATTTCATTAAAGAAAATGAACCCTATAAAATTGTCAGCATTTCGATAGAAAATCCTTTATTTGATGAAGAAACGAATGCACAAACTGCTAAAGATTTACAATCTCAAGTCGGTAAAATCATCAATATAGAAAAGGTTAGAGAGGATATAAAAACCATAGAAACGCAAAGTGCTGATCTTGGTTATGCCTTTGTTGAAGTTTTGCCTGACATTCAAAAAGACAGAGAAAAATTAGAGGTTTCACTGATTTTTAGAGTCATTCCTCATGAAAAAGTGCATATAAGAAATGTTATCATTTCTGGAAATTCTCGCACAGTGGATAGAGTTGTCCGCCGTGAGCTTTTCATCACTGAAGGAGAGCTTTATAACCGAACAGATTTAACCGATTCTAAGAATGCTTTAAGGAGAACTTCGTATTTTGACAATGTTGAGATTAAAGAAGAAAAAGTTAATGATACCGAAGTTGATTTAGTTGTTGAAGTTAAAGAGGCTTCAACAGGGTCAATTGGCGGAGGTATAGGTTATAGCTCAAGCGATGGCATACTTTTAAATGCTTCATTGTCTGATACTAATATCTTTGGGTCAGGTTTTAAAAGCTCGGTTTTTATAGATAAAAGCGATGAAACCTTGTCGGGAAGAATTTCTTTGATTGAACCAAGATTGTTTGATTCGCTCTATAGTTTAGGCGGTTCAATCTATGCTAATGACTATGATTGGGACAATTATTCTGAAAGAAGTTATGGTTTTGATTTAACCTTAGGAAGACAATTTGCACGATATTTTAATGCGAGTTTAACCTACAATCTTGAACAAAGTGATATTTATCGCTTAAGCCCTACCCTTCGCAGAACAGGTTACGAACTTGGCAAAACTTATAAAAGCTCTGTTACTCCAGCAATTTCTTTTAATAATACCGATGATTATTATTTGCCGCGTTCAGGTTTTATTGCTTCAACAGCTCTTGAATATGCAGGTGTTGGCGGGGACCAAAAATTCTTATATTCAAGCTCTAAATTTAATTTTTATCAAGGTTTAGAAGAATTTATAGGTTATGACTTAATATATCGCTATAAAGCAAGTTTTTATAAGGTTTGGGATAATGGTTATTTACCTATCAATCAAAGAATTTATCTTGGTGGCATACGCTCTATTCGTGGATACGACACTCGCTCCGTCAGCCCAAAAAATCAATGGGGAGATGAAGTAGGTGGCACGATAGCCTTTGCAAACTCTGTAGAATTAAGTTTTCCTTTAATCAATAGAGTCAAGCTTAGAGGAAGTATGTTTTTTGATTATGGAGCTATAGGACGCAAAAATATTGATGAAATTCAAAGAATGAGTACAGGTGTAGGTATAGAGTGGATTACTCCTATAGGACCTTTACAACTCATTTTTGCTAAACCTATCAATGACAAACCCGGAGATGACACAAATGTCTTTGAATTTTCTATTGGAACAAGATTTTAA